The window TTCCATCACGGTCGCGTCGGTGTCGTACGCGGACGGTCACGGTGGGGACGCGGTGTACGGGTGGCTGATGGCGGGGCTGGGGCTGGGGGCGCTGGCGGGCGGGACGGTGTACGGCGCCCGGCGGTGGGCGGGTGTGCCGGAGCGGCGACTGCGGGTGCTGGTGGCTCTTCTGGCGGTGTGTTACCTGCCGCTGATGCTGATGCCGGGTGCGGTGGCGATGGTGTTGCTGAGTGTGGTGTCGGGTGTGTTCCTGGCGCCCTGCATCGCCTGTGCGTTCATCATCGTGGACCGGCACGCGCCGGCGGGGACGGTCACCGAGGCTTTCTCCTGGCTTGTGACGACGTTCACCGTGGGTGCGTCGGTGGGAACGGGCCTGGCGGGGCCGGTGGTCCAGGCGGGTGGCACGCTGTGGGGTTTCGCGCTGCCGGGGGCCGCGGGGGCGGTGTCGTTGCTGGTCCTGCTGGCCACGGGGCGGGTCCTCGCAGCTCCCGCGCGGGGCGCGGTCGTTGCGGCTTCATCGGAAAATGATCCAAATCGTGCTGCCGAACCCCGTTTCAGCTCGGGGGATCGGGCGTAATGTTCAGTCATGGACCGCCGCATTTTCGGGCTGGAGAACGAGTACGGCGTCACGTGCACGTTCAGGGGACAGCGCCGCCTGTCGCCTGACGAGGTGGCGCGGTACCTCTTCCGCCGTGTCGTGTCATGGGGCCGTAGCAGCAATGTCTTTCTGCGGAACGGCGCCCGGCTCTATCTCGACGTGGGATCGCATCCGGAATACGCGACACCCGAATGTGACAACGTGACCGAGTTGGTCACCCACGACAAGGCCGGCGAGCGCATTCTCGAAGGACTCCTGGTGGACGCGGAACGACGCCTGCACGAGGAGGGAATCGCGGGCGACGTCTACCTCTTCAAGAACAACACCGACTCGGCGGGCAACTCCTACGGGTGCCACGAGAACTATCTGGTGGCACGGCACGGGGAGTTCTCCCGGCTCGCGGACATCCTCATTCCGTTCCTGGTGACGAGGCAGCTGCTGTGCGGTGCGGGCAAGGTGCTGCAGACGCCGCGCGGTGCGGTGTACTGCGTGAGCCAGCGCGCGGAGCACATCTGGGAGGGCGTCTCCTCGGCGACGACCCGTTCCCGGCCGATCATCAACACTCGCGACGAGCCGCACGCGGACGCCGAGCGTTATCGCCGGCTGCACGTCATCGTGGGCGACTCGAACATGTCCGAGACGACCATGCTGCTGAAGGTCGGGGCGACCGATCTGGTGCTGCGCATGATCGAGGCGGGCACGGTGATGCGTGACCTCACGCTGGAGAACCCGATCCGGGCGATCCGCGAGGTCAGTCATGACATCACGGGCCGGCGCAAGGTGCGTCTGGCCAGTGGCCGGGAGGCGTCGGCGCTGGAGGTGCAGCGCGAGTACTTCGACAAGGCCGTGGACTTCTGCGACCGGCGCGGGATCCGTACGGGTACGGTCGCGCAGGTGCTGGAGCTGTGGGGCCGCACTCTGGACGCGATCGAGACGGAGGAGCTCGACCGGATCGGGACCGAGATCGACTGGGTGATGAAGTACAAGCTCATCGAGCGGTACCGGGCGAAGCACAACATGACGATGTCGCATCCGCGGGTCGCGCAGATAGACCTCGCGTATCACGACATCCACCGTCGCCGTGGTCTGTACTACCTGCTGGAGAAGAAGGGGCAAGCCGCCAGGATCTGCAACGACTTGAAGATCTTCGAGGGCAAGTCGGTGCCACCGCAGACCACTCGGGCGCGGTTGCGCGGTGACTTCATCCGGCGGGCGCAGGAGCAGCGCAGGGACTTCACGGTGGACTGGGTGCATCTGAAGCTCAACGACCAGGCGCAGCGGACCGTGTTGTGCAAGGACCCGTTCCGTTCGGTGGACGACCGGGTGGAGAAGCTGATCGCCGGAATGTAGCGAAAAGCGGGCGAGTCAAGCGTTTGGGCCCTGAAATGCCGGAACGCCACACGGGCGCCGTACGTTTACCGTACGGCGCCCTTCTCACGTCGTAGAGTTGCGCGCACGCCAACCACAAGATCGACCGATTACGAGGCCTTCCGTGCGCCGACGTTCACTCCTCCTCGCCGCCCTTCCCGCGGGACTCGTCACGCTCTCCGCCTGCGGTGACGACAAGTCCGGCGCGAGCAAGGGCGCCTCGCCGTCGCCCTCGGTGTCGAGCGCGCCGCCGCCGAAGATCGTGGACGGGCCGTTGCCGGCGATCACGGCGGGCAAGAAGTTCGGTGAGAAGCCGACCGTGGCGAAGGGGACGGGGGAGCCGTCGCCGAACCTGGCGGTGAGGACGGTGATCGCGGGCAGTGGCCGGACGATCGCGGAGAACGACTTCATCGAAGCGAACTATCTGGGTCAGATCTGGGACACGGCCAAGGTCTTCGACAACTCCTACGACCGGGGGCGTCCGCTGCTGATGCAGCTGGCGCAGGGGACGATCATCGACGGCTGGCGGTATGCGCTGGCGGGCAAGAAGACCGGCAGTCGGGTGGAGATCGCGGTGCCGCCGAACTTGGGATACGGCAAGGCGGGCCAGCCGGACGCGGGTATCAAGGGGACGGACACGCTGGTGTTCGTGATCGATCTGATCGAGTCCTTCAACTCGAAGAGTTCCGCCCAGGGCAAGCCGGTGGCGCAGAGTGATCCGGCGCTGCCGAAGGTGGGCACGAACACCGACGGGCAGGTGCCCAAGGTGACGGTGCCGAAGTCGGACCCGCCGAAGAAGCTGGCGTCGGTGTATGTGCTGGAGGGCGACGGTCCGGAGCTGAAGGCCGACCAGACGGTGCTGTGCCAGTTCCAGGGCCTGGTCTGGGAGGGCGGGAAGACCTTCCAGCGGACGTACGGCTCGGGCCGGCTGAGCCAGTTCTCGCTGGAGCAGATGCAGCAGACGGTGAAGGGTCTGGCGCAGGGGCTGACGGGCAAGAAGGTCGGCAGCCGGGTGCTGATCGTGGTTCCGCCGGAGCTGGGGTACGGCGACAACCCGCCGAGCGGCGGGGTCATCAAGAAGGACTCCACGCTGGTGTTCACGGTGGACATCCTCGCCGCGATGTAGCGGCGCGGTGCGTCCGTGGCGGGCGGGAGAGCTGCGGGGATGAAAGACTGTCCGCGTTTCGTGTCGTACACAAGCAGGAGCTTTTGACGTGAGCATCGAGAAGCCCGAGATCGACTTCCCGGGCGGCGAGCCCCCGGCGGACCTCGAGATCAAGGACATCTGGGAGGGCGACGGCGAGGTCGCCTCGGCCGGCGACTTCGTCAAGGTCCACTACGTGGGCGTCGCGTTCTCCACCGGTGAGGAGTTCGACGCCTCCTGGAACCGCGGTACCCCGCTGGACTTCCAGCTGGGTGTCGGCCAGGTCATCCAGGGCTGGGACAAGGGCGTGCAGGGCATGAAGGTGGGTGGCCGCCGTCAGCTGGTCATCCCCGCGCACCTGGCCTACGGCGACCGCGGCGCGGGTGGCCGTATCGCTCCGGGTGAGACGCTGATCTTCGTCTGCGACCTGGTCGGTGTGACCAGGCGCTGACCGGATCCGGTCGGAAGAGGGCCCGTGCGGTGCGCGCGGGCCCTTCTTCGTTGCCGCTTGCCGATCAGGAGGGGTCACCTTCCTGGTCCGGCTTTTGTCCGGACACCTGGGAGCGGTACGGTCTTCGGTCGGAAGCACCATAGGGAAGGCGAAGGGCGTCGATGGCCATTGCCAAGGCCGAGCGGCTGATGAACCTCGCGTTGTGTCTGCTCGGGACACGACGGCCGCTCAGCAAGCGTGAGCTGCGCGAGTCCATAGAGGCCTATCTCGAAGCCGGGAGCGACGACTCGTTCAACCGGATGTTCGAGCGGGACAAGGACGACCTGCGCGAGCTGGGCCTGGTCATCGAGACGGTGGAGAACCTCGAGGGCGAGGTCGGCTATCTCGCGCGCCGGGACAGCAACCGGCTGCCGCCGATCACCCTGGACGCCGAGGAGGCCGCGGCCCTGGGTCTGGCCGCGAAGGTGTGGCAGCAGGCCCGGCTGGCCGGTGCGGCCAGCGGTGCTCTGCAGAAGCTGCGTGCGGCGGGGTTGCCGGAGGACGTCGATCCGTACGAGGCGCACGGGGCGCTGGAGCCGCGCATCCCGGTGCACGAGGCGGCCTTCGAGCCGTTGATGCTGGCCTGCCGGGACCGCCGGCCGGTGCTGTTCGACTACCGCAAGGCCTCCGCCGCGCATCCGGAGCCGCGGCATGTGGAGCCGTGGGCGCTGGAGTGCTGGCGCGGCCACTGGTATCTGGCGGGGTGGGACCGGGACCGGGGCGCCGAGCGTGTCTTCCGGCTCTCGCGGATCACCGGCCGGGTCCGCTCCCGTGGGACGGGTTTCACCGCGCCGGTGCCCGATGTCGTCACCGTGCGGGAGACCGTGGCGGGCTGGGCGGGGGAGATCGCGGACCGTTCGGCGCTGATCCGGCTGCGGTCGGGTGCTGGTTACCCCCTGCGGGCGAAGGCCGTCGGGGTGCGGGAACTCGGTGACGGCTGGGACGAGTTGGAGATTCCGTACGGGCACGGTCTGGACGCCTGGCTGGTGGAGTTCGGGCCCGACGTGGTGGTGCTGGAACCGGCCGAGCTGCGGGCGGACGTGGTGGACCGGCTGCGTGCCGTGGCCAAGGGCTGAGGGGGAGCAGGACAGTGGCAGGCAAACCGGCCAGGCCCGTGAACGCCATCGACCAGACCCGGCGGATGCTCTCCCTGGTGACCTATCTGCGGGAGCGTCCGGGCGCCCGGATCGCGGACGTCGCCCGTGCCTTCGGTATCAGTGAGGACGAGCTGGTCGCCGACCTCGATCTGCTGCCGATGTGCGGGACCAGTTTCCGCGGCGGGGATCTGCTGGACATCGACACCGACGGCGAGCGCATCTGGTGGCACAACCCGGCGGCGCTGGGCGAGGAGGCGGCGGAGCCGTTGCGGCTCGCCGCCGACGAGGCCACCGCGCTGCTGGTGGCGGCCCGTGCCGTCTCGACGCTGCCGGGGCTGCGGGAGAGCGACCGCCAGGCCCTGCTGCGGGCCACCGCGAAGGTGGAGACGGCGGCCGGTGAGGTGGCCGGTGCCAGTTCCCGGCTGTCGGTGACGTTCGAGTCCGAGGGCGGGGTGTTCGCCGATGTCGACCGGGCGATCTCCGAGCGCCGCCGGCTGTGGATCCGCTACTACTCGCCGGCCCGTGACGAGGTCACCGAGCGCGAGATCGACCCGATCCGCCTGGTCAGTGTCGGGCACACGTATGTCGAGGCGTGGTGCCGCCGCTCGGAGGCCCGGCGCACCTTCCGGCTGGACCGGGTCGCGGAGATCCGGATTCTCGACGAGCCGTCCGCGCCGCCCGAGATAGAGCTGCGGGATCTGTCCGAGGCACTGGTGCAGCCGGCGGCCGAGGATCCGGAGGTCGTCGTCGAGGTCGGTCCGGGCGGCCGCTGGGTCGCCGAGTACTACCCGCACGACAGTGCCGATGAGCTTCCGGACGGCGGGTTGCGTATCACTTTGCGGACCCCCGATCCGGCCTCCCTGCGCCGGCTGGCGCTGCGGCTGGGCCGCGACGGCAGGATCGTCTCGCCGCCGGAGCTGGCCGACAGTGCCCGCAGGGCGGCCGGGGAGGCGCTGGCGGCGTACGACGTGCCGCCGGTCGCCGTGCGGGGTGCCGACGGCGGGGACGAGCGGCCGGAGTGAGCCGCGGCGGGGCGGTACCGGCCGCGGCGGCCCGGGCGTCGGCGACCAGCTACGAAGGAGCGAGGGATTTGAGCGAGTCTCCGGGGTCGGGCGCGGGTGAGATGACGGTGGCGGCGGCCTTCGCAGGGATGAGAAGAGTGGTCCCGGTGATGTTCAGAGCCGGCTGCCCGGACTGCCGGGGCCGTTTCGAACTGGCGGCGAGTGCCCTGCGGCTCGCGATCGGCGGGAGCAGCCGGACGACGTTCTACTCCTTCACCTGCCCCGAGTGCGGGTCAGCGGTCCGCAAGCCGGCGGGGGAGCGTGTCGTGGAGCTGCTCACCGGCGGCGGGGTGCGCACCCTGCGGCTGCACTCCACCGCGTAGGCGGCTGCGTCCGGCGGCGCGGGACGGTCTAGGCTCGGTGGCATGTTCTGGCCGATGTTCGCGGTAGCCGTGGGTTTCCTGGGTCTCGCCGTTCTGGGGGTGCTCGCCGTCCGGGTCTTCGTGGAGGCGCGGCGTCTGGGGCGGCAGGTGGCGGCCTCGGCGAGCCGCATCGACCGGGCGGCCGAGGATCTGGAGCGGTCCGTGGCGAGCGCGTCCCGTGCGGTGGACGCGCTCTGAGCCGTCGCGGGGACACGGGTGAGGCGGGCGGCACAAGCGGTTTGCGTCACTTCGCCCTGTCATGCTGCCCATCGGGAAAGGTACGCTGCTGGTCGTGGTGCGGCGAACGAGGCCCGTGCCGCTGACCGGGAGTACGCACGGGGATTGCCTGACGTTTACCCCTGAGCGTTACGATCGCTGACAGCACGACCATCGGACGCATGTCCGACGGGTCGGACAGCGCCCACCCCCAGCCGCCTCGGTGAGAAGGTAAAGACTTATGTTCGGAAGGCTCGGAGCTCCCGAGATCATTCTCATCCTCGTCGTCATCATCCTGCTGTTCGGCGCGAAGAAGCTTCCGGACATGGCCCGCTCGCTCGGCAAGTCCGCGCGCATCCTCAAGAGCGAGGCCAAGGCGATGAAGGAAGAGGGCAACTCCTCCCAGCAGGCGCCCGCTTCCAACGAGCAGCCCCCGGCCCAGCGCACCATCCAGGCGTCCCCCGGCGACGTGACCAGCTCGCGTCCCGTCAACGAGCCGACGGATTCCACCCAGCGCTGACGCAGGGCCGGACCGCTCCGGCCCGTCGCACGAGATGAGGACGTGGGTTGCTCAAGCCTGCCCGCAAGAAGGAGAGAGACCCCGAGGGGCGGATGCCCCTCGCGGATCACCTTCGTGAGCTCCGCAACCGGCTCGCGAAGGCCATGCTGGCCATCGTCATCGTGACGGTCGTCGCGGCCTTCTTCTACAACGACATCATCAACTTCCTGACGAAGCCGATCCTCGACTCGGTGGGTTGCCAGGAGACCTTCGAGCAGCTGGCGAAGTCCTCGGACCAGCACACCTGCGCGGAGATCACGATCAACGGCCTGCTCGCGCCCTTCACGCTGGCCCTGCAGGTCTCGCTGACTGCGGGTGTGGTCCTCGCGTCGCCGATCTGGCTCTACCAGCTGTGGGCGTTCGTCGCGCCGGGTCTGCACCAGCACGAGAAGAAGTACGCCTACGCCTTCGTCTTCACCGGCGCCCCGCTGTTCTTCGGCGGTGCGTTCTTCGCGTACAAGGTGCTGCCGACCACCGCGAAGGTGCTGATCGACTTCACGCCGAACGGCGACATCAAGAACCTGCTGCCGCTCGACGACCTGCTCCAGCTGGTCACCCGCATGGTGCTCGTCTTCGGCCTCTCCTTCGAGCTGCCGCTGCTGCTGATCATGCTCAACCTCACCGGGGTGCTGACAGGCCGGCGGATGCTCGGCTGGTGGCGGGCGATGATCCTCGGCATCACCGTCTTCGCGGCCGTGGCCACGCCGAGCACCGACCCGCTGTCGATGCTGGCGCTCGCGGGACCGATCTGGGTGCTGTACTTCGGGGCCGTCGGCTTCTCGCTGCTCAACGACCGCCGCAAGCTGCGCCGCGACGCGGCCGGACCCGGTGACGACGAGGCCTCCGAGCTGGACCTCACGCCCGAGGAGATCGGGGCGGTCGAGCCCGTCCCGGCCGCCCGGGTGCTGCCCGAGCAGGCGAGCACGGACCGGGTCAACGGCTACGACGACGTCACCTGAGCCGCGCCGGACCGCTTGCGGTCCGCTGTGCGATGCCCTCGTCCCACCGGGACGGGGGCATCCGTGTTCTCCGGTCGATCGGCCCCCCGTTCCCGATAATGATCGTCCTGTTGTCAGTGGGGCCCGGTACGCTCGAAAGTACGATGACAGAGGACCTCTCACCGGCCGAGCGGTACGCGGCAGCCCGCAGGCGGGCAGCCGAGCAGGCCACCGCGCTCGCGTCCTTCCGCGAGATGTACGACTTCGGCCTCGACCCCTTCCAGATCGAGGCCTGCCAGGCGCTCGAGGCGGGGAAGGGCGTGCTGGTGGCCGCCCCCACCGGCTCGGGCAAGACGATCGTGGGCGAGTTCGCCGTCCACCTCGCCCTCCAGCAGGGCAAGAAGTGCTTCTACACGACACCCATCAAGGCGCTGTCGAACCAGAAGTACGCCGACCTGTGCCGCCGCTACGGCGCCGACAAGGTCGGCCTGCTCACCGGCGACAACAGCGTGAACTCCGAGGCGCCGGTGGTCGTGATGACCACGGAGGTCCTGCGGAACATGCTGTACGCGGGCTCCCAGACCCTCCTCGGCCTCGGCTACGTGGTCATGGACGAGGTGCACTACCTCTCCGACCGCTTCCGCGGTGCCGTCTGGGAGGAAGTGATCATCCACCTGCCGGAGTCGGTGACCCTCGTGTCGCTGTCGGCGACCGTGTCCAACGCCGAGGAGTTCGGCGACTGGCTGGACACCGTCCGCGGCGACACCGAGGTGATCGTCTCCGAGCACCGGCCCGTGCCGCTGTTCCAGCACGTGCTCGCCGGGCGGCGGATGTATGACCTGTTCGAGGAGGGCGAGGGCCACAAGAAGGCCGTCAACCCCGATCTCGCCCGCCTCGCCCGCATGGAGGCCACCCGGCCGTCGTACCAGGACCGCCGGCGCGGCCGTGCGATGCGCGAGGCCGACCGGGAGCGGGAGCGCCGGCAGCGCTCACGGGTGTGGACGCCGGGCCGCCCGGAGGTCATCGAGCGCCTGGACTCCGAGGGCCTGCTGCCCGCGATCACGTTCATCTTCAGCCGCGCCGCCTGCGAGGCCGCGGTCCAGCAGTGCCTGTACGCGGGCCTGAGGCTCAACGACGAGGAGGCGCGGGACACGGTGCGCGCCCTGGTCGAGGAGCGCACGGCGCACATCGCGCCGGAGGACCTGCACGTCCTCGGCTACTACGAGTGGCTGGAGGGCCTGGAGCGGGGCATCGCCGCCCACCACGCGGGCATGCTGCCGACGTTCAAGGAGGTCGTCGAGGAGCTGTTCGTGCGCGGCCTGGTCAAGGCCGTGTTCGCGACGGAGACCCTCGCGCTCGGCATCAACATGCCCGCCCGTTCGGTGGTGCTGGAGAAGCTCGTCAAGTGGAACGGCGAGCAGCACGCCGACATCACGCCCGGCGAGTACACCCAGCTGACCGGCCGGGCCGGCCGCCGGGGCATCGACGTCGAGGGTCACGCCGTGGTGCTCTGGCAACGCGGCATGAGCCCCGAGCACCTGGCCGGCCTCGCGGGCACGCGCACGTACCCGCTGCGCTCCAGCTTCAAGCCGTCGTACAACATGGCGGTCAACCTGGTCGAACAGTTCGGCCGGCACCGCTCGCGGGAGTTGCTGGAGACCTCCTTCGCGCAGTTCCAGGCCGACAAGTCGGTCGTCGGGATCTCCCGGCAGGTGCAGCGCAACGAGGAGGGCCTGGAGGGCTACAAGGCCTCCATGACCTGCCACCTCGGTGACTTCGAGGAGTACGCGCAGCTGCGCCGTCAGCTGAAGGACCGGGAGACGGAGCTGGCCCGCCAGGGCGCGACCGAGCGGCGTGCCGAGGCCGCCGTCGCCCTGGAGAAGCTCAAGCCGGGCGACGTGATCCATGTGCCCACCGGCAAGTACGCCGGCCTTGCCCTGGTGCTGGACCCGGGTCTGCCCGCCGGCCGTTCC of the Streptomyces sp. 1222.5 genome contains:
- the pafA gene encoding Pup--protein ligase, which translates into the protein MDRRIFGLENEYGVTCTFRGQRRLSPDEVARYLFRRVVSWGRSSNVFLRNGARLYLDVGSHPEYATPECDNVTELVTHDKAGERILEGLLVDAERRLHEEGIAGDVYLFKNNTDSAGNSYGCHENYLVARHGEFSRLADILIPFLVTRQLLCGAGKVLQTPRGAVYCVSQRAEHIWEGVSSATTRSRPIINTRDEPHADAERYRRLHVIVGDSNMSETTMLLKVGATDLVLRMIEAGTVMRDLTLENPIRAIREVSHDITGRRKVRLASGREASALEVQREYFDKAVDFCDRRGIRTGTVAQVLELWGRTLDAIETEELDRIGTEIDWVMKYKLIERYRAKHNMTMSHPRVAQIDLAYHDIHRRRGLYYLLEKKGQAARICNDLKIFEGKSVPPQTTRARLRGDFIRRAQEQRRDFTVDWVHLKLNDQAQRTVLCKDPFRSVDDRVEKLIAGM
- a CDS encoding FKBP-type peptidyl-prolyl cis-trans isomerase → MRRRSLLLAALPAGLVTLSACGDDKSGASKGASPSPSVSSAPPPKIVDGPLPAITAGKKFGEKPTVAKGTGEPSPNLAVRTVIAGSGRTIAENDFIEANYLGQIWDTAKVFDNSYDRGRPLLMQLAQGTIIDGWRYALAGKKTGSRVEIAVPPNLGYGKAGQPDAGIKGTDTLVFVIDLIESFNSKSSAQGKPVAQSDPALPKVGTNTDGQVPKVTVPKSDPPKKLASVYVLEGDGPELKADQTVLCQFQGLVWEGGKTFQRTYGSGRLSQFSLEQMQQTVKGLAQGLTGKKVGSRVLIVVPPELGYGDNPPSGGVIKKDSTLVFTVDILAAM
- a CDS encoding FKBP-type peptidyl-prolyl cis-trans isomerase, encoding MSIEKPEIDFPGGEPPADLEIKDIWEGDGEVASAGDFVKVHYVGVAFSTGEEFDASWNRGTPLDFQLGVGQVIQGWDKGVQGMKVGGRRQLVIPAHLAYGDRGAGGRIAPGETLIFVCDLVGVTRR
- a CDS encoding YafY family protein, with the translated sequence MAIAKAERLMNLALCLLGTRRPLSKRELRESIEAYLEAGSDDSFNRMFERDKDDLRELGLVIETVENLEGEVGYLARRDSNRLPPITLDAEEAAALGLAAKVWQQARLAGAASGALQKLRAAGLPEDVDPYEAHGALEPRIPVHEAAFEPLMLACRDRRPVLFDYRKASAAHPEPRHVEPWALECWRGHWYLAGWDRDRGAERVFRLSRITGRVRSRGTGFTAPVPDVVTVRETVAGWAGEIADRSALIRLRSGAGYPLRAKAVGVRELGDGWDELEIPYGHGLDAWLVEFGPDVVVLEPAELRADVVDRLRAVAKG
- a CDS encoding YafY family protein, producing the protein MAGKPARPVNAIDQTRRMLSLVTYLRERPGARIADVARAFGISEDELVADLDLLPMCGTSFRGGDLLDIDTDGERIWWHNPAALGEEAAEPLRLAADEATALLVAARAVSTLPGLRESDRQALLRATAKVETAAGEVAGASSRLSVTFESEGGVFADVDRAISERRRLWIRYYSPARDEVTEREIDPIRLVSVGHTYVEAWCRRSEARRTFRLDRVAEIRILDEPSAPPEIELRDLSEALVQPAAEDPEVVVEVGPGGRWVAEYYPHDSADELPDGGLRITLRTPDPASLRRLALRLGRDGRIVSPPELADSARRAAGEALAAYDVPPVAVRGADGGDERPE
- the tatA gene encoding Sec-independent protein translocase subunit TatA, with amino-acid sequence MFGRLGAPEIILILVVIILLFGAKKLPDMARSLGKSARILKSEAKAMKEEGNSSQQAPASNEQPPAQRTIQASPGDVTSSRPVNEPTDSTQR
- the tatC gene encoding twin-arginine translocase subunit TatC, translating into MLKPARKKERDPEGRMPLADHLRELRNRLAKAMLAIVIVTVVAAFFYNDIINFLTKPILDSVGCQETFEQLAKSSDQHTCAEITINGLLAPFTLALQVSLTAGVVLASPIWLYQLWAFVAPGLHQHEKKYAYAFVFTGAPLFFGGAFFAYKVLPTTAKVLIDFTPNGDIKNLLPLDDLLQLVTRMVLVFGLSFELPLLLIMLNLTGVLTGRRMLGWWRAMILGITVFAAVATPSTDPLSMLALAGPIWVLYFGAVGFSLLNDRRKLRRDAAGPGDDEASELDLTPEEIGAVEPVPAARVLPEQASTDRVNGYDDVT
- a CDS encoding RNA helicase, translating into MIVLLSVGPGTLESTMTEDLSPAERYAAARRRAAEQATALASFREMYDFGLDPFQIEACQALEAGKGVLVAAPTGSGKTIVGEFAVHLALQQGKKCFYTTPIKALSNQKYADLCRRYGADKVGLLTGDNSVNSEAPVVVMTTEVLRNMLYAGSQTLLGLGYVVMDEVHYLSDRFRGAVWEEVIIHLPESVTLVSLSATVSNAEEFGDWLDTVRGDTEVIVSEHRPVPLFQHVLAGRRMYDLFEEGEGHKKAVNPDLARLARMEATRPSYQDRRRGRAMREADRERERRQRSRVWTPGRPEVIERLDSEGLLPAITFIFSRAACEAAVQQCLYAGLRLNDEEARDTVRALVEERTAHIAPEDLHVLGYYEWLEGLERGIAAHHAGMLPTFKEVVEELFVRGLVKAVFATETLALGINMPARSVVLEKLVKWNGEQHADITPGEYTQLTGRAGRRGIDVEGHAVVLWQRGMSPEHLAGLAGTRTYPLRSSFKPSYNMAVNLVEQFGRHRSRELLETSFAQFQADKSVVGISRQVQRNEEGLEGYKASMTCHLGDFEEYAQLRRQLKDRETELARQGATERRAEAAVALEKLKPGDVIHVPTGKYAGLALVLDPGLPAGRSNGHRGFDHHDGPRPLVLTAERQVKRLASMDFPVPVEPLDRMRIPKSFNPRSPQSRRDLASALRTKAGHIPPDRARKKRSQAADDREIARLRTAIRAHPCHGCNDREDHARWAERYHRLLRDTSQLERRIEGRTNTIARTFDRIVALLTEMDYLRGDEVTEHGKRLARLYGELDLLASECLREGVWEGLSPAELAACVSALVYEARVGDDAMAPKLPSGKAKAALGEMVRIWGRLDALEEDFRISQTEGVGQREPDLGFAWAVYMWASGTALDEVLREADMPAGDFVRWCKQVIDVLGQISAAAPTEGSTVAKTARKAVEQVLRGVVAYSSVG